One window from the genome of Paracoccus zhejiangensis encodes:
- a CDS encoding amino acid ABC transporter ATP-binding protein, whose amino-acid sequence MVQASSVEIRKVNKFYGPFQALTDIDLSIPPGKVTCLIGPSGSGKSTLLRCINFLEEYDSGEVLIDGQTIGYDAPGKKMSGRKLREMRRGIGMVFQQFNLWPHMTAQENVAEGLIRVRGLPKAEAASRAAEALRKVGLADRMANHPARLSGGQQQRVAIARAIAMEPKLMLFDEPTSALDPELVGEVLTVMKALAGEGMTMVVVTHEMGFAAHVADQVAFMEKGELVAVDAPARILHQPEDPRIQSFLRTYHERNAF is encoded by the coding sequence ATGGTTCAGGCATCCAGCGTCGAGATCCGCAAGGTCAACAAGTTCTACGGTCCGTTCCAGGCGTTGACCGATATCGACTTGTCGATCCCGCCGGGCAAGGTCACCTGCCTGATCGGGCCGTCGGGCTCGGGCAAGTCAACCCTTCTGCGCTGCATCAACTTCCTCGAGGAATACGACTCGGGCGAGGTGCTGATCGACGGGCAGACCATCGGCTATGACGCGCCGGGCAAGAAGATGTCGGGCCGCAAGCTGCGCGAGATGCGGCGCGGGATCGGCATGGTGTTCCAGCAGTTCAATCTGTGGCCGCACATGACCGCGCAGGAGAACGTGGCCGAGGGGCTGATCCGCGTGCGCGGGTTGCCCAAGGCCGAGGCCGCGAGCCGCGCCGCCGAGGCTTTGCGCAAGGTCGGGCTGGCCGACCGGATGGCGAACCACCCGGCGCGGCTGTCAGGCGGGCAACAGCAGCGCGTCGCCATCGCCCGCGCCATCGCCATGGAACCCAAGCTGATGCTCTTTGACGAACCGACCAGCGCGCTGGACCCGGAACTGGTGGGCGAGGTGCTGACCGTGATGAAGGCGCTGGCCGGCGAGGGCATGACCATGGTGGTCGTCACCCACGAGATGGGCTTTGCCGCCCATGTCGCCGATCAGGTCGCCTTCATGGAGAAGGGCGAACTGGTCGCCGTCGATGCGCCCGCGCGCATCCTGCACCAGCCCGAGGATCCCCGCATCCAGTCCTTCCTGCGCACCTATCACGAGCGCAACGCCTTCTGA
- a CDS encoding amino acid ABC transporter permease, whose product MEWSVFQQYGPMLLRGFGITIFCWIMGTILGMALGLMIALAQRYGPRPLRWLLQAYIEVIRGTPFLVQLFVLYYGGPLVGLRLDALPAGLLGLTIYGSPYFAEIFRSGFNAVPKGQIEAARAIGMAEVSIIRRILLPLGLVSALPALVNFSIILTKETVILSIITVPELMYQVSRMSTETFRFLEANFVLALFFWGLVEAISRLGRRFETRITQHLIERV is encoded by the coding sequence ATGGAATGGAGCGTCTTTCAGCAATACGGCCCGATGCTGCTGCGCGGCTTCGGCATCACCATCTTCTGCTGGATCATGGGCACCATCCTCGGCATGGCGCTTGGCCTGATGATCGCGCTGGCGCAACGCTATGGCCCGCGCCCGCTGCGCTGGCTGTTGCAGGCCTATATCGAGGTGATCCGCGGCACGCCCTTCCTCGTGCAGCTCTTCGTTCTCTATTACGGTGGTCCGCTGGTCGGGTTGCGTCTGGACGCGCTGCCCGCCGGGCTTCTGGGCCTGACCATCTATGGCAGTCCCTATTTCGCCGAGATCTTCCGCTCAGGCTTCAACGCGGTGCCCAAGGGCCAGATCGAGGCCGCCCGCGCCATCGGCATGGCCGAAGTGTCGATCATCCGCCGCATCCTTCTGCCGCTGGGGCTGGTCTCGGCGCTCCCGGCGCTGGTCAATTTCTCGATCATCCTGACCAAGGAGACGGTGATCCTGTCGATCATCACCGTGCCGGAGTTGATGTATCAGGTCAGCCGGATGTCCACCGAAACCTTCCGCTTTCTGGAAGCGAATTTCGTGCTGGCGCTGTTCTTCTGGGGGCTGGTCGAGGCGATCTCGCGCCTTGGCCGCCGCTTCGAGACGCGCATCACCCAACATCTGATCGAGAGGGTCTGA
- a CDS encoding amino acid ABC transporter permease, protein MFSIPTFLESFGPLAMAARFTLLVSGLGIALGLVIGALVCACALSKSRGLRRFAAIWVSFLRGVPLLVQLLLMYYLLPVVGISIPALAAAVITVGICASAYISEIWRGAIGALPPGQSEAAEAIGMAPGTIWTRIVLPQAVVMSLPALVNELILLVKASSLVSMVGIMEVTRASQAQAATTFRPLEVYLAAACIYLAINLCLAGIGRWLEHKAAV, encoded by the coding sequence ATGTTTTCCATTCCGACCTTCCTTGAAAGCTTTGGCCCGCTGGCCATGGCCGCGCGCTTCACGCTGCTGGTGTCGGGCCTTGGCATTGCGCTGGGGCTGGTGATCGGCGCGCTGGTCTGTGCCTGCGCCCTGTCGAAATCGCGCGGGCTGCGCCGCTTTGCCGCCATCTGGGTCAGCTTCCTGCGCGGTGTGCCGCTGTTGGTGCAACTGCTGCTGATGTATTACCTGCTGCCCGTCGTCGGCATCAGCATTCCCGCACTGGCCGCCGCCGTCATCACCGTGGGCATCTGCGCCAGCGCCTATATCAGCGAGATCTGGCGCGGCGCGATCGGTGCGCTGCCCCCCGGTCAGTCCGAGGCGGCCGAGGCGATCGGCATGGCGCCGGGCACCATCTGGACCCGGATCGTGCTGCCGCAGGCCGTGGTCATGTCGCTGCCGGCGCTGGTCAACGAGCTGATCCTGCTGGTCAAGGCTTCGTCGCTGGTCTCGATGGTGGGCATCATGGAGGTGACGCGCGCCAGCCAGGCGCAGGCCGCCACCACCTTCCGCCCGCTCGAGGTCTATCTCGCCGCCGCCTGCATCTACCTGGCCATCAACCTCTGCCTCGCCGGGATCGGCCGCTGGCTGGAACACAAGGCGGCCGTCTGA